The Daucus carota subsp. sativus chromosome 2, DH1 v3.0, whole genome shotgun sequence genome includes a window with the following:
- the LOC108208365 gene encoding chitinase 10 has protein sequence MAPPLSFPLLLLTLIIFSSTTFSSSQATKTSQIITRDLYKSIFLHKDDSACPANHFYGYSAFIKATKRFPSFGNSGSLATRKREIAAFLAQISHETTGGWATAPDGPYSWGLCYKEEISPGSSYCDSTDLQWPCYPNKTYHGRGPIQLSWNFNYGPAGKALGFDGLKTPELVSNSSVTAFKTALWFWMTEQKPKPSCHDVMTGKYKPTAADLAANRTAGYGLVTNIINGGLECGIVSDARVNDRIGYFQRYAKLFKVDTGPNLDCESQKSF, from the exons ATGGCACCTCCCCTTTCATTTCCTCTGCTTCTTCTCACACTAATAATCTTCTCTTCAACTACATTCTCTTCGTCCCAAGCAACAAAAACTTCACAGATTATCACCCGAGATCTTTACAAATCAATCTTTTTGCATAAAGACGACTCTGCATGTCCAGCTAACCACTTCTACGGTTATTCTGCTTTCATCAAAGCAACCAAACGCTTCCCCAGTTTTGGCAATTCTGGAAGCCTTGCAACCCGAAAGCGCGAAATAGCAGCGTTTCTTGCACAAATCTCCCACGAGACCACTGGAGGATGGGCCACTGCACCGGACGGACCGTATTCTTGGGGTCTGTGTTACAAGGAAGAGATTAGTCCTGGGAGTAGCTACTGTGATTCCACGGACCTGCAATGGCCTTGTTATCCTAACAAAACTTATCACGGAAGAGGACCTATTCAGCTTTCATG GAATTTCAACTATGGTCCTGCTGGAAAGGCCTTGGGATTCGACGGTCTCAAAACGCCAGAACTCGTATCCAACAGCTCTGTGACCGCATTCAAAACTGCGCTCTGGTTCTGGATGACTGAGCAAAAGCCAAAGCCATCGTGCCACGACGTCATGACAGGGAAATACAAGCCCACTGCTGCCGACTTGGCTGCTAATCGGACAGCCGGATACGGGTTggttacaaatataattaacgGGGGACTAGAATGCGGTATAGTTAGTGATGCAAGGGTCAATGATAGAATAGGGTATTTCCAGAGATATGCCAAATTGTTCAAGGTTGACACTGGACCTAATTTGGATTGTGAGTCTCAGAAATCATTTTAA
- the LOC108208166 gene encoding meiosis-specific protein ASY3 isoform X1 — protein sequence MSQCRSFGSNYHPSSQSRKVSIGIVVDQFAKKPSDIREYGAVPFTGNLGSSKENTNEETRKNGKGKDAGKEKESEAAVHEASLLVATPTGVFDPKQGQRYNVPNNSPKNTRKFNSSQMSVLKSDDGQQKKFGSVTYGKKGQRDGSSNRVEEVSFAIGQKLKDPVEEVVLEKPVYTEKQGHEALRMKIWEALAAVSTPTKELSNSQTKNNCTDNLEPEQKSDEKKSSAVKPRQNSDTIESDSDGPSHTMKRPVTRSLTRKRPTKVQQHKTTNAPSSSDRHKQIEKTTFFFNEGLSRRTTSATIGGSSGSRGRKKNCSTIEPRKLHFPKSSNASETFHVTDTGYMEDHIDSSSGFKKGTGRHSYQFPFIEKTDKPGGNFESIFPKSVDEQVDGIGPSLRNNGEPHFDFNSPTHRVNTPTETCFGGLSPNNKQGDQEDVYSPMKGIINMENIRSFKSFYASDPNSKKSNEAKEISEDEVEQEDFSSEPQFNFKPPTLGLQPPAESCFGGSSLKTNQGKQEDVNRPTKVVYNMKNIRRFSNFFASKSDSNKENKKTEVSDDEVEHENSPVEPRFDFKSHTLGMNTPTKTCFDGFSPINDQGKQEDVCSPMKGVLQSGKFPRFQNFFASQPESNENKKREISDDEVEQEESPVEKSLPSQKVMNTANILSTPSSEEDGSESSDEGPSEAETPEIATAQQPEILFHPTKRCRLNDGADATVYSPPSSPKVSENFYELPSEMNEEDGLARAVSLFAMVLKRVKSKMKSVANRRSAEILTSVATEMHLQLQNAESQIQTDLWKLSGIGKTKRRRLEIRFQEQQEQLKGIYERFRNEVNMHLQDCRSTFEELESQQTEFRDIVEKQKASHGKLMLEAEQAIKTQLDGAERRITTVHKSARQKMLQLRYVIAECLKEDVLY from the exons ATGAGTCAGTGTCGGAGTTTTGGGAGTAATTACCATCCGAGTAGTCAATCCAGGAAGGTGTCTATAGGGATTGTGGTGGATCAGTTTGCAAAAAAGCCTAGTGACATAAGAGAATATGGTGCTGTGCCGTTTACAGGGAATCTGGGCTCTAGCAAAGAGAATACTAATGAAGAAACGCGCAAGAATGGGAAGGGCAAAGATGCAGGTAAAGAAAAGGAGAGTGAGGCTGCAGTGCATGAGGCTTCCCTGTTGGTTGCCACTCCAACCGGAGTTTTTGATCCAAAACAGGGTCAGAGATACAATGTTCCAAACAATTCACCGAAAAACACCAGGAAATTTAATTCCAGTCAAATGTCGGTTTTAAAGTCTGATGATGGACAGCAAAAGAAGTTTGGCAGTGTTACTTATGGCAAGAAGGGACAGAGAGATGGTAGCTCTAACAGGGTTGAGGAAGTTTCATTTGCAATTGGTCAAAAATTAAAAGATCCAGTTGAAGAAGTGGTGCTGGAGAAACCCGTGTATACAGAAAAACAGGGACATGAAGCTTTACGGATGAAGATTTGGGAAGCGTTGGCAGCTGTTTCAACACCAACCAAGGAATTATCCAACTCTCAGACTAAAAACAATTGCACTGATAATTTAGAGCCAGAACAGAAAAGTGATGAAAAGAAAAGTTCTGCTGTTAAGCCCAGACAGAATTCTGATACAATAGAAAGTGATTCTGACGGTCCGAGTCATACCATGAAGAGGCCAGTGACACGATCTTTAACTCGGAAGAGACCTACTAAAGTCCAACAACACAAGACCACAAATGCACCTTCATCTAGTGATAGACATAAGCAGATAGAAAAAACTACATTCTTTTTTAATGAAGGATTGTCTAGGAGAACTACTTCTGCTACCATTGGCGGTTCTTCTGGTTCCAGGGGCAGAAAGAAAAACTGTTCCACAATTGAACCACGCAAGTTGCATTTTCCTAAAAGCAGCAATGCATCTGAGACTTTCCATGTAACTGATACTGGGTATATGGAAGATCATATTGACAGTTCATCTGGATTCAAAAAAGGTACTGGTAGACACTCTTACCAATTCCCATTTATTGAGAAGACTGATAAGCCGGGTGGTAATTTTGAATCAATATTTCCAAAAAGTGTGGATGAACAAGTGGATGGTATCGGTCCATCACTGAGGAACAATGGAGAGCCTCATTTTGATTTTAACAGTCCTACGCACAGAGTAAACACCCCCACAGAAACCTGTTTTGGTGGCTTGTCTCCAAATAATAAACAAGGAGATCAGGAGGATGTCTATAGTCCTATGAAGGGAATAATTAATATGGAAAATATCCGGAGCTTTAAGAGTTTCTATGCTTCAGATCCAAATAGCAAGAAAAGCAACGAAGCAAAAGAGATATCT GAGGATGAAGTAGAGCAAGAAGACTTTTCTTCAGAGCCTCAGTTTAATTTCAAACCTCCAACGCTTGGTTTGCAACCTCCTGCAGAATCTTGTTTTGGAGGCTCGTCATTAAAAACTAACCAGGGGAAACAGGAGGATGTCAATAGACCTACGAAGGTAGTATACAACATGAAAAATATTCGAAGATTCAGTAATTTCTTTGCTTCAAAATCGGACAGTAACAAAGAGAACAAGAAAACAGAAGTATCT GATGATGAGGTAGAGCATGAAAATTCTCCTGTAGAGCCTCGGTTTGATTTCAAAAGTCATACACTTGGAATGAACACCCCCACAAAAACCTGTTTTGATGGCTTCTCGCCAATAAATGACCAGGGAAAACAGGAGGATGTATGTAGTCCTATGAAGGGAGTACTTCAGAGTGGAAAATTCCCGCGGTTTCAGAACTTCTTTGCTTCACAGCCAGAAAGTAACGAGaacaaaaaaagagaaatatcT GATGATGAGGTAGAGCAGGAAGAATCTCCTGTTGAGAAATCACTTCCCAGCCAGAAAGTAATGAACACAGCCAACATTCTTTCTACACCGTCATCTGAAGAAGATGGTTCTGAAAGCTCTGATGAAG GTCCAAGTGAAGCTGAAACACCAGAAATTGCTACAGCTCAGCAACCAGAAATTCTATTCCATCCAACTAAGAGATGTCGGCTCAATGATGGTGCTGATGCTACCGTATACAGTCCCCCATCTTCTCCAAAag TGTCTGAAAACTTCTATGAGCTTCCCTCTGAAATGAATGAAGAGGATGGGCTGGCTAG AGCTGTTTCTTTGTTTGCTATGGTTTTGAAACGAGTTAAAAGCAAGATGAAGTCTGTAGCTAACAGAAGATCTGCGGAAATTTTGACTTCTGTTGCCACGGAAATGCATCTACAGTTGCAGAATGCTGAATCTCAGATCCAAACTGATTT GTGGAAGCTAAGTGGCATTGGTAAAACAAAAAGGAGACGTCTAGAGATTAGATTCCAAG AGCAACAGGAACAACTCAAAGGCATATACGAAAGGTTCAGAAATGAGGTTAATATGCATCTTCAGGATTGCCGAAGTACTTTTGAAGAGTTGGAATCACAGCAGACAGAGTTTAGAGATATTGTTGAGAAACAAA AAGCATCACATGGTAAACTTATGTTGGAAGCGGAACAAGCAATCAAAACCCAACTTGATGGTGCTGAAAGAAGAATAACGACGGTCCACAAG TCGGCAAGGCAAAAGATGCTTCAACTGAGATATGTGATAGCAGAGTGTCTAAAAGAGGACGTCCTCTACTAA
- the LOC108208166 gene encoding meiosis-specific protein ASY3 isoform X2 yields MSQCRSFGSNYHPSSQSRKVSIGIVVDQFAKKPSDIREYGAVPFTGNLGSSKENTNEETRKNGKGKDAGKEKESEAAVHEASLLVATPTGVFDPKQGQRYNVPNNSPKNTRKFNSSQMSVLKSDDGQQKKFGSVTYGKKGQRDGSSNRVEEVSFAIGQKLKDPVEEVVLEKPVYTEKQGHEALRMKIWEALAAVSTPTKELSNSQTKNNCTDNLEPEQKSDEKKSSAVKPRQNSDTIESDSDGPSHTMKRPVTRSLTRKRPTKVQQHKTTNAPSSSDRHKQIEKTTFFFNEGLSRRTTSATIGGSSGSRGRKKNCSTIEPRKLHFPKSSNASETFHVTDTGYMEDHIDSSSGFKKGTGRHSYQFPFIEKTDKPGGNFESIFPKSVDEQVDGIGPSLRNNGEPHFDFNSPTHRVNTPTETCFGGLSPNNKQGDQEDVYSPMKGIINMENIRSFKSFYASDPNSKKSNEAKEISEDEVEQEDFSSEPQFNFKPPTLGLQPPAESCFGGSSLKTNQGKQEDVNRPTKDDEVEHENSPVEPRFDFKSHTLGMNTPTKTCFDGFSPINDQGKQEDVCSPMKGVLQSGKFPRFQNFFASQPESNENKKREISDDEVEQEESPVEKSLPSQKVMNTANILSTPSSEEDGSESSDEGPSEAETPEIATAQQPEILFHPTKRCRLNDGADATVYSPPSSPKVSENFYELPSEMNEEDGLARAVSLFAMVLKRVKSKMKSVANRRSAEILTSVATEMHLQLQNAESQIQTDLWKLSGIGKTKRRRLEIRFQEQQEQLKGIYERFRNEVNMHLQDCRSTFEELESQQTEFRDIVEKQKASHGKLMLEAEQAIKTQLDGAERRITTVHKSARQKMLQLRYVIAECLKEDVLY; encoded by the exons ATGAGTCAGTGTCGGAGTTTTGGGAGTAATTACCATCCGAGTAGTCAATCCAGGAAGGTGTCTATAGGGATTGTGGTGGATCAGTTTGCAAAAAAGCCTAGTGACATAAGAGAATATGGTGCTGTGCCGTTTACAGGGAATCTGGGCTCTAGCAAAGAGAATACTAATGAAGAAACGCGCAAGAATGGGAAGGGCAAAGATGCAGGTAAAGAAAAGGAGAGTGAGGCTGCAGTGCATGAGGCTTCCCTGTTGGTTGCCACTCCAACCGGAGTTTTTGATCCAAAACAGGGTCAGAGATACAATGTTCCAAACAATTCACCGAAAAACACCAGGAAATTTAATTCCAGTCAAATGTCGGTTTTAAAGTCTGATGATGGACAGCAAAAGAAGTTTGGCAGTGTTACTTATGGCAAGAAGGGACAGAGAGATGGTAGCTCTAACAGGGTTGAGGAAGTTTCATTTGCAATTGGTCAAAAATTAAAAGATCCAGTTGAAGAAGTGGTGCTGGAGAAACCCGTGTATACAGAAAAACAGGGACATGAAGCTTTACGGATGAAGATTTGGGAAGCGTTGGCAGCTGTTTCAACACCAACCAAGGAATTATCCAACTCTCAGACTAAAAACAATTGCACTGATAATTTAGAGCCAGAACAGAAAAGTGATGAAAAGAAAAGTTCTGCTGTTAAGCCCAGACAGAATTCTGATACAATAGAAAGTGATTCTGACGGTCCGAGTCATACCATGAAGAGGCCAGTGACACGATCTTTAACTCGGAAGAGACCTACTAAAGTCCAACAACACAAGACCACAAATGCACCTTCATCTAGTGATAGACATAAGCAGATAGAAAAAACTACATTCTTTTTTAATGAAGGATTGTCTAGGAGAACTACTTCTGCTACCATTGGCGGTTCTTCTGGTTCCAGGGGCAGAAAGAAAAACTGTTCCACAATTGAACCACGCAAGTTGCATTTTCCTAAAAGCAGCAATGCATCTGAGACTTTCCATGTAACTGATACTGGGTATATGGAAGATCATATTGACAGTTCATCTGGATTCAAAAAAGGTACTGGTAGACACTCTTACCAATTCCCATTTATTGAGAAGACTGATAAGCCGGGTGGTAATTTTGAATCAATATTTCCAAAAAGTGTGGATGAACAAGTGGATGGTATCGGTCCATCACTGAGGAACAATGGAGAGCCTCATTTTGATTTTAACAGTCCTACGCACAGAGTAAACACCCCCACAGAAACCTGTTTTGGTGGCTTGTCTCCAAATAATAAACAAGGAGATCAGGAGGATGTCTATAGTCCTATGAAGGGAATAATTAATATGGAAAATATCCGGAGCTTTAAGAGTTTCTATGCTTCAGATCCAAATAGCAAGAAAAGCAACGAAGCAAAAGAGATATCT GAGGATGAAGTAGAGCAAGAAGACTTTTCTTCAGAGCCTCAGTTTAATTTCAAACCTCCAACGCTTGGTTTGCAACCTCCTGCAGAATCTTGTTTTGGAGGCTCGTCATTAAAAACTAACCAGGGGAAACAGGAGGATGTCAATAGACCTACGAAG GATGATGAGGTAGAGCATGAAAATTCTCCTGTAGAGCCTCGGTTTGATTTCAAAAGTCATACACTTGGAATGAACACCCCCACAAAAACCTGTTTTGATGGCTTCTCGCCAATAAATGACCAGGGAAAACAGGAGGATGTATGTAGTCCTATGAAGGGAGTACTTCAGAGTGGAAAATTCCCGCGGTTTCAGAACTTCTTTGCTTCACAGCCAGAAAGTAACGAGaacaaaaaaagagaaatatcT GATGATGAGGTAGAGCAGGAAGAATCTCCTGTTGAGAAATCACTTCCCAGCCAGAAAGTAATGAACACAGCCAACATTCTTTCTACACCGTCATCTGAAGAAGATGGTTCTGAAAGCTCTGATGAAG GTCCAAGTGAAGCTGAAACACCAGAAATTGCTACAGCTCAGCAACCAGAAATTCTATTCCATCCAACTAAGAGATGTCGGCTCAATGATGGTGCTGATGCTACCGTATACAGTCCCCCATCTTCTCCAAAag TGTCTGAAAACTTCTATGAGCTTCCCTCTGAAATGAATGAAGAGGATGGGCTGGCTAG AGCTGTTTCTTTGTTTGCTATGGTTTTGAAACGAGTTAAAAGCAAGATGAAGTCTGTAGCTAACAGAAGATCTGCGGAAATTTTGACTTCTGTTGCCACGGAAATGCATCTACAGTTGCAGAATGCTGAATCTCAGATCCAAACTGATTT GTGGAAGCTAAGTGGCATTGGTAAAACAAAAAGGAGACGTCTAGAGATTAGATTCCAAG AGCAACAGGAACAACTCAAAGGCATATACGAAAGGTTCAGAAATGAGGTTAATATGCATCTTCAGGATTGCCGAAGTACTTTTGAAGAGTTGGAATCACAGCAGACAGAGTTTAGAGATATTGTTGAGAAACAAA AAGCATCACATGGTAAACTTATGTTGGAAGCGGAACAAGCAATCAAAACCCAACTTGATGGTGCTGAAAGAAGAATAACGACGGTCCACAAG TCGGCAAGGCAAAAGATGCTTCAACTGAGATATGTGATAGCAGAGTGTCTAAAAGAGGACGTCCTCTACTAA
- the LOC108207397 gene encoding tetrahydroberberine oxidase gives MRNFICLLLSLLSFNLLPVISSASASYGNHQDFVGCLVSNSTSMKEVIYTRSNSSYASVLEFSLHNLRFATPETPKPLVIVTPMQESQVQTVVYCSKKHELEMRIRGGGHDFEGISYVSQVPFVLLDMINLRSVDVDPVAATAWVQSGATMGEVYYAIAQKSKTLGFPGGTYASVGVTGLIGGGGYGVLRRKYGLAADNVIDARMVDVNGRIINRGSMGEDLFWAIRGGGPSSFGIILSWKLNLVSVPERVTIFSVTRTIQQNATDIVWRWQTLAPSLPKDAEIRIQANTVKKDSLADDTAIVVRILGSYLGGVDKLLSLMQEIFPELNLVHKDCVQVSYIQSVLYFATNSVEQPLETLLDRTTFKVPCKVKTDYVTRPISKEGLNGIWEMMLKSDPDTTSLFLTSYGGKMDEISESAIPFPHRAGTLYMTSIRVLRDTKKALDWIRSFYSYLTPYVSSPRTAYVNFVDLDLGVNNENGVTNYTEASKWGKMYYKNNFDRLVHIKSKVDPTNFFGHQQSIPPGSS, from the coding sequence ATGAGAAACTTCATTTGCTTATTGCTTTCGCTTCTTTCTTTTAATCTTTTGCCAGTAATTTCTTCTGCATCTGCATCTTATGGCAATCATCAAGATTTTGTTGGATGCCTTGTTTCAAACTCCACATCTATGAAAGAAGTTATTTACACCCGAAGCAACTCCTCTTACGCCTCTGTCTTGGAGTTTTCTTTGCACAACCTGCGTTTTGCAACACCTGAAACTCCAAAACCTCTTGTCATTGTGACCCCCATGCAAGAATCTCAGGTCCAAACTGTGGTGTATTGCTCCAAGAAGCATGAGTTGGAGATGAGGATTCGTGGTGGTGGTCATGATTTCGAGGGTATATCTTATGTATCTCAGGTCCCATTTGTGTTGCTTGATATGATTAATCTTCGGTCAGTTGATGTTGATCCTGTAGCTGCAACTGCATGGGTTCAATCTGGTGCAACGATGGGTGAGGTTTACTATGCAATTGCTCAAAAAAGTAAAACACTTGGTTTTCCAGGGGGAACTTATGCCAGTGTTGGTGTGACTGGACTAATCGGTGGAGGGGGGTATGGTGTCTTGAGACGAAAGTATGGCCTTGCTGCTGATAATGTCATTGATGCTCGTATGGTGGACGTTAATGGAAGAATTATTAATCGCGGATCAATGGGTGAAGATCTATTTTGGGCCATCAGAGGTGGTGGCCCTTCCAGCTTTGGGATTATTCTTTCTTGGAAGTTGAACCTAGTTTCTGTCCCAGAAAGAGTCACCATATTTAGTGTCACAAGGACTATACAACAGAATGCAACTGATATTGTTTGGCGCTGGCAAACGCTTGCTCCCAGCCTTCCAAAAGACGCGGAGATAAGAATCCAAGCAAATACAGTCAAGAAAGACAGCCTTGCAGATGATACAGCAATAGTAGTAAGAATTTTAGGCTCGTACCTTGGGGGCGTAGATAAACTACTTTCActaatgcaagaaatattcccAGAACTGAATTTGGTTCACAAAGATTGTGTTCAAGTTAGTTACATTCAGTCTGTGCTGTATTTCGCCACCAATTCTGTTGAACAACCTCTTGAAACTCTCTTGGATAGGACTACATTCAAAGTTCCTTGCAAGGTGAAAACAGACTACGTGACACGACCAATTTCAAAAGAAGGCTTGAATGGAATCTGGGAAATGATGCTAAAATCTGATCCGGACACGACAAGCCTGTTCTTGACTTCGTATGGGGGGAAAATGGATGAAATTTCAGAATCTGCAATTCCATTCCCACATAGAGCTGGTACACTATACATGACCTCCATCAGAGTGCTGCGCGATACCAAAAAGGCCTTGGACTGGATCAGAAGCTTTTACAGCTACTTGACTCCATACGTGTCGTCTCCAAGGACGGCGTATGTGAATTTTGTTGATCTTGACTTGGGAGTGAATAATGAAAATGGTGTCACAAACTATACAGAAGCCAGCAAGTGGGGTAAAATGTACTATAAGAATAATTTTGATAGATTGGTTCACATCAAGTCCAAAGTTGATCCTACTAACTTCTTCGGACACCAGCAAAGTATCCCTCCTGGCTCCTCTTAA
- the LOC108208166 gene encoding meiosis-specific protein ASY3 isoform X3 translates to MSQCRSFGSNYHPSSQSRKVSIGIVVDQFAKKPSDIREYGAVPFTGNLGSSKENTNEETRKNGKGKDAGKEKESEAAVHEASLLVATPTGVFDPKQGQRYNVPNNSPKNTRKFNSSQMSVLKSDDGQQKKFGSVTYGKKGQRDGSSNRVEEVSFAIGQKLKDPVEEVVLEKPVYTEKQGHEALRMKIWEALAAVSTPTKELSNSQTKNNCTDNLEPEQKSDEKKSSAVKPRQNSDTIESDSDGPSHTMKRPVTRSLTRKRPTKVQQHKTTNAPSSSDRHKQIEKTTFFFNEGLSRRTTSATIGGSSGSRGRKKNCSTIEPRKLHFPKSSNASETFHVTDTGYMEDHIDSSSGFKKGTGRHSYQFPFIEKTDKPGGNFESIFPKSVDEQVDGIGPSLRNNGEPHFDFNSPTHRVNTPTETCFGGLSPNNKQGDQEDVYSPMKGIINMENIRSFKSFYASDPNSKKSNEAKEISEDEVEQEDFSSEPQFNFKPPTLGLQPPAESCFGGSSLKTNQGKQEDVNRPTKVVYNMKNIRRFSNFFASKSDSNKENKKTEVSDDEVEQEESPVEKSLPSQKVMNTANILSTPSSEEDGSESSDEGPSEAETPEIATAQQPEILFHPTKRCRLNDGADATVYSPPSSPKVSENFYELPSEMNEEDGLARAVSLFAMVLKRVKSKMKSVANRRSAEILTSVATEMHLQLQNAESQIQTDLWKLSGIGKTKRRRLEIRFQEQQEQLKGIYERFRNEVNMHLQDCRSTFEELESQQTEFRDIVEKQKASHGKLMLEAEQAIKTQLDGAERRITTVHKSARQKMLQLRYVIAECLKEDVLY, encoded by the exons ATGAGTCAGTGTCGGAGTTTTGGGAGTAATTACCATCCGAGTAGTCAATCCAGGAAGGTGTCTATAGGGATTGTGGTGGATCAGTTTGCAAAAAAGCCTAGTGACATAAGAGAATATGGTGCTGTGCCGTTTACAGGGAATCTGGGCTCTAGCAAAGAGAATACTAATGAAGAAACGCGCAAGAATGGGAAGGGCAAAGATGCAGGTAAAGAAAAGGAGAGTGAGGCTGCAGTGCATGAGGCTTCCCTGTTGGTTGCCACTCCAACCGGAGTTTTTGATCCAAAACAGGGTCAGAGATACAATGTTCCAAACAATTCACCGAAAAACACCAGGAAATTTAATTCCAGTCAAATGTCGGTTTTAAAGTCTGATGATGGACAGCAAAAGAAGTTTGGCAGTGTTACTTATGGCAAGAAGGGACAGAGAGATGGTAGCTCTAACAGGGTTGAGGAAGTTTCATTTGCAATTGGTCAAAAATTAAAAGATCCAGTTGAAGAAGTGGTGCTGGAGAAACCCGTGTATACAGAAAAACAGGGACATGAAGCTTTACGGATGAAGATTTGGGAAGCGTTGGCAGCTGTTTCAACACCAACCAAGGAATTATCCAACTCTCAGACTAAAAACAATTGCACTGATAATTTAGAGCCAGAACAGAAAAGTGATGAAAAGAAAAGTTCTGCTGTTAAGCCCAGACAGAATTCTGATACAATAGAAAGTGATTCTGACGGTCCGAGTCATACCATGAAGAGGCCAGTGACACGATCTTTAACTCGGAAGAGACCTACTAAAGTCCAACAACACAAGACCACAAATGCACCTTCATCTAGTGATAGACATAAGCAGATAGAAAAAACTACATTCTTTTTTAATGAAGGATTGTCTAGGAGAACTACTTCTGCTACCATTGGCGGTTCTTCTGGTTCCAGGGGCAGAAAGAAAAACTGTTCCACAATTGAACCACGCAAGTTGCATTTTCCTAAAAGCAGCAATGCATCTGAGACTTTCCATGTAACTGATACTGGGTATATGGAAGATCATATTGACAGTTCATCTGGATTCAAAAAAGGTACTGGTAGACACTCTTACCAATTCCCATTTATTGAGAAGACTGATAAGCCGGGTGGTAATTTTGAATCAATATTTCCAAAAAGTGTGGATGAACAAGTGGATGGTATCGGTCCATCACTGAGGAACAATGGAGAGCCTCATTTTGATTTTAACAGTCCTACGCACAGAGTAAACACCCCCACAGAAACCTGTTTTGGTGGCTTGTCTCCAAATAATAAACAAGGAGATCAGGAGGATGTCTATAGTCCTATGAAGGGAATAATTAATATGGAAAATATCCGGAGCTTTAAGAGTTTCTATGCTTCAGATCCAAATAGCAAGAAAAGCAACGAAGCAAAAGAGATATCT GAGGATGAAGTAGAGCAAGAAGACTTTTCTTCAGAGCCTCAGTTTAATTTCAAACCTCCAACGCTTGGTTTGCAACCTCCTGCAGAATCTTGTTTTGGAGGCTCGTCATTAAAAACTAACCAGGGGAAACAGGAGGATGTCAATAGACCTACGAAGGTAGTATACAACATGAAAAATATTCGAAGATTCAGTAATTTCTTTGCTTCAAAATCGGACAGTAACAAAGAGAACAAGAAAACAGAAGTATCT GATGATGAGGTAGAGCAGGAAGAATCTCCTGTTGAGAAATCACTTCCCAGCCAGAAAGTAATGAACACAGCCAACATTCTTTCTACACCGTCATCTGAAGAAGATGGTTCTGAAAGCTCTGATGAAG GTCCAAGTGAAGCTGAAACACCAGAAATTGCTACAGCTCAGCAACCAGAAATTCTATTCCATCCAACTAAGAGATGTCGGCTCAATGATGGTGCTGATGCTACCGTATACAGTCCCCCATCTTCTCCAAAag TGTCTGAAAACTTCTATGAGCTTCCCTCTGAAATGAATGAAGAGGATGGGCTGGCTAG AGCTGTTTCTTTGTTTGCTATGGTTTTGAAACGAGTTAAAAGCAAGATGAAGTCTGTAGCTAACAGAAGATCTGCGGAAATTTTGACTTCTGTTGCCACGGAAATGCATCTACAGTTGCAGAATGCTGAATCTCAGATCCAAACTGATTT GTGGAAGCTAAGTGGCATTGGTAAAACAAAAAGGAGACGTCTAGAGATTAGATTCCAAG AGCAACAGGAACAACTCAAAGGCATATACGAAAGGTTCAGAAATGAGGTTAATATGCATCTTCAGGATTGCCGAAGTACTTTTGAAGAGTTGGAATCACAGCAGACAGAGTTTAGAGATATTGTTGAGAAACAAA AAGCATCACATGGTAAACTTATGTTGGAAGCGGAACAAGCAATCAAAACCCAACTTGATGGTGCTGAAAGAAGAATAACGACGGTCCACAAG TCGGCAAGGCAAAAGATGCTTCAACTGAGATATGTGATAGCAGAGTGTCTAAAAGAGGACGTCCTCTACTAA